One genomic region from Rothia dentocariosa ATCC 17931 encodes:
- a CDS encoding winged helix-turn-helix transcriptional regulator, whose product MKKISAIEMAMNLVGGKYKCLILYHLSGGAKRTRDLLRLLEGISSKVLTEQLRQLEEDELIKRTVYAEVPPRVEYTLSTEGQTFLPVLQLMCDWGWEYDSRHQGIVKPCTSRITE is encoded by the coding sequence ATGAAAAAAATTTCTGCAATAGAGATGGCAATGAATCTAGTTGGAGGCAAATATAAGTGCCTCATTCTCTACCACTTGAGCGGTGGGGCAAAACGCACCCGCGATCTGCTTCGGCTACTTGAAGGGATCAGTTCAAAAGTGCTAACTGAGCAGCTCCGTCAGCTTGAAGAGGATGAACTCATCAAACGCACCGTATATGCGGAAGTACCGCCGAGAGTGGAATACACGCTAAGCACGGAAGGGCAAACATTTCTACCGGTGCTACAACTCATGTGCGACTGGGGATGGGAATACGACTCTAGGCATCAAGGTATTGTGAAACCCTGTACATCACGCATAACTGAGTAA
- a CDS encoding SDR family NAD(P)-dependent oxidoreductase has protein sequence MKRFENKTILITGASSGIGLAGAKRLIEEGAHVIFTGRTESHVQAAAAELGDHATAVLDDVSDGNTLERIMPVVERAGALDGVWLNAAYAAGGPLEEMDQATLDQIFKVNVVAPMIQMGALSPYVKDGGSVLVTSSTAAYEGAPIVSAYAATKAAILAAARGWASELAPRNIRVNSLVPGPITSNLRSVLPDEMRAQFEERLAEAVLLKRVGDAREAAAVALFLLSDEASYVTGSSYTVDGGLIMQ, from the coding sequence ATGAAACGCTTTGAAAACAAGACCATTCTGATTACCGGCGCGAGCAGCGGTATTGGTTTGGCGGGCGCAAAACGCCTGATCGAAGAGGGCGCGCACGTTATCTTTACGGGTCGTACCGAAAGTCATGTGCAGGCTGCAGCAGCCGAGTTGGGCGATCATGCTACCGCCGTTCTGGATGATGTTTCGGACGGCAACACTTTGGAGCGCATCATGCCCGTGGTGGAGCGTGCTGGTGCGTTGGATGGTGTGTGGCTCAATGCCGCATACGCAGCCGGAGGTCCTTTAGAAGAGATGGATCAGGCGACTCTCGATCAGATATTTAAGGTGAATGTGGTGGCACCGATGATCCAAATGGGCGCGCTTTCTCCATATGTGAAAGACGGCGGGTCGGTGCTAGTGACGTCTTCGACGGCGGCTTATGAGGGAGCACCTATAGTCTCTGCCTATGCCGCAACAAAAGCTGCTATTCTGGCGGCGGCGCGCGGGTGGGCCTCCGAGCTTGCACCGCGCAATATTCGGGTGAATAGCCTGGTTCCCGGGCCGATTACGAGCAACCTGAGGTCGGTTCTTCCCGATGAGATGCGTGCCCAATTCGAGGAACGGCTTGCCGAGGCAGTGCTCCTCAAGCGTGTGGGCGATGCGCGTGAAGCCGCCGCGGTCGCGCTATTCCTGCTCTCTGATGAGGCCAGCTATGTGACGGGTAGCTCGTATACGGTAGACGGCGGTCTGATCATGCAGTAG
- a CDS encoding MarR family winged helix-turn-helix transcriptional regulator: MDASLLSELVVQIFRVNGTLTAWGDRFAAESGLTTARWQVLGAISMSKEPSTSPQIAERMGITRQGVQKQLNLLRDEGLVMSVENPAHKRSPRYSLTEHGEQKLAEIRKRWRQQVEQWSGSYQHESVIAALETLEVLSQHLKE; encoded by the coding sequence ATGGATGCTTCATTGCTCAGCGAACTCGTGGTGCAGATCTTCCGTGTGAACGGAACACTCACCGCATGGGGAGACCGGTTCGCCGCCGAAAGTGGTCTCACAACTGCGCGCTGGCAAGTATTAGGTGCAATCTCAATGTCGAAAGAACCGAGTACTTCACCGCAAATCGCCGAACGCATGGGAATAACTCGGCAGGGCGTGCAAAAGCAGCTCAACCTCCTGCGGGATGAGGGGCTGGTGATGTCCGTCGAAAACCCTGCGCATAAACGTTCCCCACGGTATTCCTTGACCGAACACGGCGAGCAGAAATTAGCGGAAATCCGAAAACGCTGGCGCCAACAGGTCGAACAATGGAGTGGGTCATATCAGCATGAATCTGTTATTGCCGCTCTTGAGACGCTAGAGGTTTTATCTCAGCATCTTAAGGAATAA